A single region of the Drosophila takahashii strain IR98-3 E-12201 chromosome 2R, DtakHiC1v2, whole genome shotgun sequence genome encodes:
- the LOC108069010 gene encoding uncharacterized protein — MNYSLIFGCALIMMMGPLMGHCLRMKRSQGDAAIDYNKTKVTGNDASLNLKATLLANSTATTAATTSSKEKITAATKRTTVDHGKTTNATSTTTSSALAVMASTSSPSPSDEGKIELEDLMGLRRPKRRLGSLMDDSSLQPRPLHHKRRQSGEATPLPTRPPPTNPYVYYNKLVSPDGKHELKEFELLAPNMMIESVQQELSYGPEVLPPELAGVLLLNAAENTPLRGPLHNSAPLKHHRKHKSSPALPPMLYMLQQLLQQPPFEGTVLVEPPKEPQHRVSSPLYQFLDGAMDLALRNNPDVIDHLLGDHLELELELEKDKLKSGKDKGPAKKGKKEAAKMEPKEELIVSCPIHHEHHANRNGEMVEDDVVLVNECHLV, encoded by the exons ATGAACTATTCCCTGATCTTCGGGT GTGCCCTTATAATGATGATGGGACCGCTGATGGGCCACTGCCTGCGCATGAAGCGTTCCCAAGGCGATGCTGCCATTGATTATAACAAGACCAAGGTCACGGGCAACGATGCTTCACTGAACCTCAAGGCCACCTTGTTGGCCAATAGCACCGCTACCACAGCTGCAACCACATCTTCAAAGGAGAAAATTACAGCTGCAACCAAGCGCACAACGGTGGATCATGGAAAGACCACGAATGCCACCAGCACAACCACCTCATCAGCACTGGCTGTTATGGCTTCCACATCCTCGCCTTCGCCTTCAGATGAAGGGAAAATCGAGCTGGAGGATCTGATGGGGCTGCGTCGTCCCAAGAGGCGTTTGGGTAGCCTAATGGACGACAGCAGCCTGCAGCCGCGACCATTGCACCACAAGCGTCGCCAATCGGGGGAGGCCACTCCGTTGCCAACtcgcccaccacccaccaatCCCTATGTGTACTACAACAAGCTGGTTTCGCCGGATGGCAAGCACGAGCTAAAGGAGTTCGAGCTGCTGGCGCCCAACATGATGATTGAGAGCGTGCAGCAGGAGCTCAGCTACGGCCCGGAAGTCCTGCCACCGGAATTGGCCGGAGTGCTGCTGCTGAATGCAGCCGAGAACACTCCACTCCGTGGTCCACTCCATAATTCAGCTCCCCTGAAGCACCACCGCAAGCACAAATCCTCGCCGGCTTTGCCACCGATGCTCTACATGCTGCaacagctgctgcagcagcccCCTTTCGAGGGAACTGTCTTGGTGGAACCGCCGAAGGAACCGCAACATCGCGTCAGCTCGCCCCTCTATCAGTTTCTCGATGGCGCCATGGATCTGGCTTTGCGCAACAACCCCGATGTCATCGATCACCTGTTGGGGGATCAcctggaactggaactggagcTGGAGAAGGACAAGCTGAAGAGCGGCAAGGATAAGGGACCGGCGAAGAAGGGCAAGAAGGAGGCAGCGAAGATGGAGCCCAAGGAGGAGCTTATTGTCAGCTGTCCCATTCACCACGAGCACCATGCCAATCGCAATGGCGAGATGGTCGAGGACGACGTCGTCCTGGTCAACGAGTGCCATCTGGTTTAG
- the LOC108069006 gene encoding uncharacterized protein translates to MDAAYVKFMMCQCLINRADWGLAIGCMNVVYSFFLFQFWMVELIKSAGNYPVKWVLLYGFNVMFNVITMMRIVKRESAAVFYWMCETGALLIFRLHHIYFHEDEFWLVKSELYKVSNIIIDVYIGLSMLAMIYVMCGLRFEPDRSFPEGEMVNDCKFDPEAVKKAVQTDGENVFEKSEGHHIENVLGMEELNRKAMPKLADLEDKTTPRFEATAPVEESLPSGIFSIHEIPEPSAPPESKLSLDEDFFNEINDISPNE, encoded by the exons ATGGACGCAGCTTATGTGAAGTTTATGATGTGCCAGTGCCTTATAAACAGGGCGGATTGGGGCTTGGCCATCGGTTGCATGAATGTCGTCTACTCCTTTTTCCTCTTCCAATTCTGGATGGTGGAGCTCATCAAGTCCGCCGGCA ATTATCCCGTCAAGTGGGTCCTGTTGTACGGTTTCAACGTCATGTTCAATGTGATCACCATGATGAGAATAGTGAAAAGGGAGAGTGCTGCGGTCTTCTACTGGATGTGCGAGACAGGTGCCCTTTTAATATTCCGCCTGCACCACATCTATTTCCATGAAGATGAGTTTTGGTTGGTCAAAAGCGAGTTGTACAAGGTGTCCAACATTATAATCGATG ttTACATTGGTCTTTCGATGTTGGCCATGATCTATGTAATGTGTGGCCTGCGTTTTGAGCCAGATAGATCGTTTCCCGAAGGCGAAATGGTGAATGATTGCAAATTCGATCCAGAGGCAGTCAAAAAAGCTGTCCAGACGGATggggaaaatgtttttgagaAGAGTGAAGGTCATCACATAGAAAACGTTCTTGGAATGGAGGAACTTAATCGCAAAGCCATGCCAAAACTAGCTGATCTCGAGGATAAGACAACTCCCCGCTTTGAAGCCACTGCCCCCGTAGAGGAAAGTCTTCCTTCCGGAATTTTCTCTATCCACGAGATCCCCGAACCTTCAGCTCCACCAGAGAGTAAGCTCTCCCTCGACGAGGATTTCTTCAACGAGATCAATGATATATCACCCAATGAATAG
- the LOC108069013 gene encoding uncharacterized protein, with translation MHCPIGGLLVAQLRSKCGSEMYFMGKKLELTVAMVNILLAADPAQLFPNVRSDLAKGGKALIICVSGVLLFGTLMAQKQHRANIRLIWLSASVIFIATLIYEIRESYWRYSLDFYILYAYIFLLVVMGALIYRVYVEEINTATLNQAKVVETDEKKEVPQATAPEDPNPPPYEVKGLTVQMV, from the exons ATGCATTGCCCCATAG GGGGCCTTCTCGTAGCTCAGTTGAGATCGAAGTGTGGAAGCGAAATGTATTTCATGGGAAAAAAACTGGAACTGACCGTTGCCATGGTCAATATCCTCTTGGCCGCAGATCCTGCACAATTGTTTCCGAATG TACGTTCAGACCTGGCAAAGGGGGGAAAGGCTCTGATAATTTGCGTTTCTGGAGTTCTCCTTTTCGGAACATTGATGGCTCAAAAGCAACACAGAGCCAACATTCGTCTTATTTGGCTAAGTGCATCCGTGATTTTCATCGCAACATTAATCTACGAAATCAGAGAAAGTTACTGGAGGTATTCACTGGATTTTTATATACTGTATGCGTATATCT TTCTGCTTGTGGTCATGGGTGCTCTAATATACAGAGTCTACGTTGAGGAGATCAACACAGCCACCTTAAATCAAGCTAAGGTTGTGGAAACCGATGAAAAAAAGGAAGTACCCCAAGCTACGGCTCCAGAGGACCCAAACCCACCTCCGTATGAAGTCAAAGGTCTAACAGTTCAGATGGTTTAA
- the Gpxl gene encoding glutathione peroxidase homolog BsaA: protein MFNKEDAFHGVMAAVALVAVLYTRRGLQQGLQEMRWRLTIHSLTVRDTYGSPVQLQSFSGQVMLIVNIASKCGLTSSQYDGLRQLMEEYEERGLSILNFPCNQFGGQMPESDGQEMLDHLRKEGANIGHLFAKIDVKGAQADPLYKLLTRQQPDIEWNFVKFLVDRRGNVYKRYGAELEPVALAHDIELLLADASE from the exons ATGTTTAATAAAGAGGATGCCTTTCATGGTGTTATGGCGGCGGTGGCCCTGGTGGCAGTGCTCTATACCCGAAGGGGATTACAGCAGGGTCTGCAGGAAATGCGATGGCGACTAACTATACATTCGCTTACCGTTCGAGATACCTATGGAAGTCCCGTGCAGCTCCAAAGTTTTTCCGGCCAGGTGATGCTCATCGTGAACATTGCTTCCAA ATGTGGTCTCACTTCCTCTCAGTACGATGGTCTGCGACAATTAATGGAGGAATACGAGGAACGCGGCTTGAGCATCCTGAACTTCCCTTGCAACCAGTTTGGCGGTCAGATGCCCGAGTCCGATGGCCAGGAGATGTTGGATCACCTCCGCAAGGAGGGCGCCAATATAGGACACCTGTTTGCCAAGATAGATGTGAAGGGAGCTCAGGCAGATCCGCTGTACAAGCTCCTGACTCGCCAGCAACCCGATATCGAGTGGAATTTCGTCAAGTTCCTGGTCGATCGGAGGGGAAACGTGTACAAGAGATATGGCGCTGAACTGGAGCCAGTTGCCCTGGCCCATGACATAGAGCTGCTGCTAGCCGATGCGTCCGAATAA